The proteins below are encoded in one region of Macaca nemestrina isolate mMacNem1 chromosome 10, mMacNem.hap1, whole genome shotgun sequence:
- the LOC105470055 gene encoding transmembrane protein 106C isoform X2: MGSQHSAAARPSCRRKQEDDRDGLLAEREQEEAIAQFPYVEFTGRDSITCLTCQGTGYIPTEQVNELVALIPHSDQRLRPQRTKQYVLLSILLCLLASGLVVFFLFPHSVRVDDDGIKVVKVTFNKQDSLVILTIMATLKIRNSNFYSVAVTSLSSQIQYMNTVVGTYVTTNVSLIPPRSEQLVNFTGKAEMGGPFSYVYFFCTVPDILVHNIVIFMRTSVKISYIGLMTQSSLETHHYVDCGGNSTAI; this comes from the exons ATGGGGTCTCAGCATTCAGCTGCTGCTCGCCCCTCCTGCAGGCGAAAGCAAGAAGATGACAGGGACGGTTTGCTGGCTGAACGAGAGCAGGAAGAAGCCATTGCTCAGTTCCCATATGTGGAATTCACCGGGAGAGATAGCATCACCTGTCTCACGTGCCAGGGGACAGGCTACATTCCAACAG AGCAAGTAAATGAGTTGGTGGCTTTGATCCCACACAGTGATCAGAGATTGCGCCCTCAGCGAAC TAAGCAATATGTCCTCCTGTCCATCCTGCTTTGTCTCCTGGCATctggtttggtggttttcttcCTGTTTCCGCATTCAGTCCGTGTGGATGATGACGGCATCAAAGTGGTGAAAGTCACATTTAATAAGCAAGACTCCCTTGTAATTCTCACCATCATG GCCACCCTGAAAATCAGGAACTCAAACTTCTACTCGGTGGCAGTGACCAGCTTGTCCAGCCAGATTCAGTACATGAACACAGTGGTCGGTACATATGTGACTACTAACGTCTCCCTTATTCCACCTCGGAGTGAGCAACTG GTGAATTTTACCgggaaggccgagatgggaggaccGTTTTCCTATGTGTA CTTCTTCTGCACGGTACCTGATATCCTGGTGCACAACATAGTGATCTTCATGCG AACTTCAGTGAAGATTTCATACATTGGCCTCATGACCCAGAGCTCCTTGGAGACACATCACTATGTGGATTGTGGAGGAAATTCCACAGCTATTTAA
- the LOC105470055 gene encoding transmembrane protein 106C isoform X1: MGSQHSAAARPSCRRKQEDDRDGLLAEREQEEAIAQFPYVEFTGRDSITCLTCQGTGYIPTEQVNELVALIPHSDQRLRPQRTKQYVLLSILLCLLASGLVVFFLFPHSVRVDDDGIKVVKVTFNKQDSLVILTIMATLKIRNSNFYSVAVTSLSSQIQYMNTVVGTYVTTNVSLIPPRSEQLVNFTGKAEMGGPFSYVYFFCTVPDILVHNIVIFMRCVSLPYPDGLCGRVSPPPLLRRPLCGHRAETPSPRGHPVPHRHRYSRPVVFSRCGVHMPFTNHQSP; encoded by the exons ATGGGGTCTCAGCATTCAGCTGCTGCTCGCCCCTCCTGCAGGCGAAAGCAAGAAGATGACAGGGACGGTTTGCTGGCTGAACGAGAGCAGGAAGAAGCCATTGCTCAGTTCCCATATGTGGAATTCACCGGGAGAGATAGCATCACCTGTCTCACGTGCCAGGGGACAGGCTACATTCCAACAG AGCAAGTAAATGAGTTGGTGGCTTTGATCCCACACAGTGATCAGAGATTGCGCCCTCAGCGAAC TAAGCAATATGTCCTCCTGTCCATCCTGCTTTGTCTCCTGGCATctggtttggtggttttcttcCTGTTTCCGCATTCAGTCCGTGTGGATGATGACGGCATCAAAGTGGTGAAAGTCACATTTAATAAGCAAGACTCCCTTGTAATTCTCACCATCATG GCCACCCTGAAAATCAGGAACTCAAACTTCTACTCGGTGGCAGTGACCAGCTTGTCCAGCCAGATTCAGTACATGAACACAGTGGTCGGTACATATGTGACTACTAACGTCTCCCTTATTCCACCTCGGAGTGAGCAACTG GTGAATTTTACCgggaaggccgagatgggaggaccGTTTTCCTATGTGTA CTTCTTCTGCACGGTACCTGATATCCTGGTGCACAACATAGTGATCTTCATGCGGTGCGTCTCTCTTCCCTATCCTGACGGCCTGTGCGGCCGTGTGAGCCCACCACCTTTGCTCAGGAGGCCCCTGTGTGGCCACAGGGCAGAGACACCTAGCCCGAGGGGACACCCAGTGCCTCACAGGCACAGATACAGTAGACCCGTGGTGTTCTCTAGATGTGGTGTCCACATGCCCTTCACAAATCACCAGTCACCCTGA